CCTGGATCAACCAGGTCCGGGGCAAGCCCGCCGACACGTGGCTGGACAAGTGGCGCGAGATCCTGCGGCAACTCGAGTCGGTGAGTCTGACTCGCCGGCAACTCGGCACGGCCTTTGGATGGTCGTTCTTCAACTGGGTCTGCGATGTGGCATGCCTGGCTTTCGCGGCATACGCCGCCGGTGGCCATCCCTCACTGGCCGGACTGACGGTCGCCTACGCCGCGGCCCGTGCCGTCGGGTCCATCCCCCTGATGCCCGGCGGCCTGCTGGTGGTCGAGGCCGTGCTGGTGCCCGGCCTGGTGTCCAGCGGTATGACACTGCCCGCCGCGATCTCGGCCATGCTGATCTACCGACTGGTGAGCTGGATCTTCATCGCCGCGATCGGCTGGGTGGTGTTCTTCTTCATGTTCCGCACTGAGAGTCAGGTCGATCCCGACCTCTCGGCGGCGCCACCGGAGGCCGCGACCGCATCGTCTGAAGCAGCCGCATCACCCGCCGACCCCGAACCCGCCGCGGACACAGGCGACTCCGCATTGCAGGGCCCGCTGCCGCCAATGCCAGAGGGGCCCGGGCCCGAGCGGGCGCGGCGCGCCGACGAGGATTGCTGACCCGCGCCCATCAGCGCGCCGACCGTGATTTGATCTGCCCCATGACGCGTCCTCTGCCCCGCCGCCTGCTCCAGTGCGCCGCGACCCTGCTGGTCGTGACGGGCATGGCCGCATGCTCGTCGGATCCGGCCACCACCGAGACCACCGCCACGAGCACTGCCCCGCCGATGCCGACCCCGCTGATCGGCTCCGTGCTGGCGCCGCCGATCCCCGTGCCGGCCACCGACGGACGCACGCACCTGGCCTATGAGCTGGTCCTGACCAACGCCCTGCCGGGCAACGCCACACTCAACTCGCTGACCGCCAAGACCGGTGACCGCAGTCTGTTGACTCTCTCCGGCGACAACCTGAAGTACTGGACCCGGGCGTTGGGCGACACCGCGACGCCGACGACCGTCATCCCGGCCGGTGGCACCGCCATCGTGTGGCTCGATGTGGTCGTCGACAACGGGGCCGAACCGCCGTCCGACATCACCCACTCGGTCGACCTGACGGTCAGCAAGCCGATTCCGGGACTGGTGCCCGCCAAGGTGACCCAACCCGTCGCCCCGGTGACGGTCGCGACACGCAAGCCCGTGGCCATCGACCCTCCACTCGACGGCGCCAACTGGGTCGACGCCAACGGGTGCTGCGGCACCTCTTCCCACCGAATGGCGCTCAACCCGATCAACGGAGCGCTGTGGGCCGCTGAGCGGTTCGCGATCGACTACGTGCAGATGACCGACGACTTCCGGCTGTTCAGCGGCGATCCCACCAAGCTGGAGAGTTACGCGTTCTTCGCCGCGCCGATCCGTGCGGTCGGCCCGGGCAAGGTGGTGGCCGTCGTCGACAACCTGCCCGAGCAGGTGCCGTCCAAGACCCCCTCGGGTCTGCCCCTTGATCAGTACGGCGGCAACCATGTCGTGCAGGATCTCGGCGACGGCAACTACGCCTTCTACGGGCACCTCAAGCCGGGCAGTATCAGCGTCAAGGCCGGCGAGGATCTCGAGCCAGGTCAGCAGATCGCCGAGCTGGGGAACTCCGGGAACACCACTGCCCCGCACCTGCACTTCCACGTGATGGACAACCCGGACCCCTTGGCCGCCAACGGCCTCCCGTTCGTCATCAAGTCCTTCCGACTGGACGAGCGACTGGCGTCGGCCGAGAGTGTGAACAAGCTG
The DNA window shown above is from Mycolicibacterium confluentis and carries:
- a CDS encoding M23 family metallopeptidase, which translates into the protein MTRPLPRRLLQCAATLLVVTGMAACSSDPATTETTATSTAPPMPTPLIGSVLAPPIPVPATDGRTHLAYELVLTNALPGNATLNSLTAKTGDRSLLTLSGDNLKYWTRALGDTATPTTVIPAGGTAIVWLDVVVDNGAEPPSDITHSVDLTVSKPIPGLVPAKVTQPVAPVTVATRKPVAIDPPLDGANWVDANGCCGTSSHRMALNPINGALWAAERFAIDYVQMTDDFRLFSGDPTKLESYAFFAAPIRAVGPGKVVAVVDNLPEQVPSKTPSGLPLDQYGGNHVVQDLGDGNYAFYGHLKPGSISVKAGEDLEPGQQIAELGNSGNTTAPHLHFHVMDNPDPLAANGLPFVIKSFRLDERLASAESVNKLFTGQPAPLQPGFAARDEVEVLPLDRDVMTYSVAQ
- a CDS encoding lysylphosphatidylglycerol synthase transmembrane domain-containing protein; translation: MSHDAPARDATDETGPGRSRYWWLRWVILGVVAIVLTIEATLVWDQLAKAWRSLLSANWWWVLACLAAAMLSMHSFAQIQRELLRAAGVRVRQGRSEAAFYAGNALSTTLPGGPVLSATFIYRQQRLWGASPVVASWQLVMSGALQVVGLALLGLGGAFLLGAKNNPFSLLFTLGGFIVLLLLAQAVASRPELLEGIGVRVLAWINQVRGKPADTWLDKWREILRQLESVSLTRRQLGTAFGWSFFNWVCDVACLAFAAYAAGGHPSLAGLTVAYAAARAVGSIPLMPGGLLVVEAVLVPGLVSSGMTLPAAISAMLIYRLVSWIFIAAIGWVVFFFMFRTESQVDPDLSAAPPEAATASSEAAASPADPEPAADTGDSALQGPLPPMPEGPGPERARRADEDC